A stretch of the Asticcacaulis sp. ZE23SCel15 genome encodes the following:
- a CDS encoding ABC transporter ATP-binding protein — protein sequence MSALDIRNVTKAYGPTMVLDDISLTAESNEFIAFLGPSGCGKTTLLRMIAGLETVDAGQIHIGGRRIDELAPGERGVAMVFQHYALYPHMTIRENMAFGLKNIKISKVEIDARIGEAARILEIEPFLDKKPGQLSGGQKQRVAIGRAIVKKPDIFLFDEPLSNLDAALRMRTRLELAQLRRRLKATMILVTHDQVEAMTLADRIVVIHGRKIQQVGTPMEIYGRPANRFVASFVGSPPMNFLPVTISGAKAVATLSDGTALTTDIANLPESASWELGLRPEHVRVSDTGVFAKVEFVERLGERTLIYARLSDGTAITAEDIGLSRLNVGDEVHLAIDAQAAHLFDADGRGYHAETA from the coding sequence GTGAGCGCACTCGACATTCGTAATGTCACCAAGGCCTATGGGCCGACTATGGTGCTGGACGATATTTCGCTGACAGCGGAATCCAATGAATTTATTGCCTTTCTGGGCCCGTCGGGCTGCGGAAAAACGACGCTGTTGCGCATGATCGCGGGCCTTGAAACCGTTGATGCAGGCCAGATTCATATCGGTGGGCGGCGTATTGATGAACTGGCACCGGGGGAGCGCGGCGTGGCCATGGTGTTTCAGCACTATGCCCTCTATCCGCATATGACCATCCGCGAAAATATGGCCTTCGGGCTAAAGAACATCAAAATCAGCAAGGTTGAAATCGACGCCCGTATAGGTGAGGCGGCGCGGATTCTGGAGATCGAACCGTTCCTCGATAAAAAGCCGGGGCAGTTGTCCGGCGGCCAGAAACAGCGTGTTGCCATTGGTCGCGCGATCGTTAAAAAGCCGGACATTTTCCTGTTCGATGAACCCTTATCGAACCTCGATGCTGCGCTTCGGATGCGCACGCGGCTTGAACTGGCGCAGCTTCGGCGGCGCCTGAAAGCGACCATGATACTGGTCACCCATGATCAGGTGGAGGCCATGACTCTGGCCGACCGAATTGTGGTGATACATGGCCGAAAAATCCAGCAGGTCGGCACGCCAATGGAAATCTATGGCCGGCCGGCCAACAGGTTCGTGGCGTCTTTTGTGGGTTCGCCGCCGATGAATTTTCTGCCGGTTACGATATCTGGCGCTAAGGCCGTGGCGACCCTTAGTGATGGCACCGCCCTTACGACGGATATTGCCAACTTGCCTGAAAGTGCGTCGTGGGAACTGGGGCTGCGGCCTGAGCACGTGCGCGTGAGTGACACCGGTGTTTTCGCTAAGGTGGAATTTGTCGAGCGCCTGGGCGAACGCACACTGATTTACGCGCGTCTCAGTGATGGCACCGCGATCACGGCCGAAGATATTGGCCTGAGTCGCCTGAATGTGGGCGATGAGGTGCATCTGGCCATCGACGCGCAGGCGGCACATCTGTTTGACGCTGACGGGCGCGGTTATCATGCGGAGACGGCGTGA
- a CDS encoding carbohydrate ABC transporter permease → MSHSRNQKWRELGVLMALIGLGLIMVSPLIWTVMLSLKSNGELLRSTTNAFHPPYTGENYAAIMANSGVFRWLLNSALVSSLQTVGVLILSSLAGYGFARLEFPFRNQLFLIVLFGLAIPEQAVIITRHQMFADLHLHNTYPGLILPGLAAPFGVFLMTQYFKAIPKELDEAAMLDNASRFKIFWKVLLPLTLPAQATLGIFTFLASWNDYWWPLISATRADMFTLTVGIASSQINFAQTSGLGYLMTQAVFASLPILIVYVIFQKYIVRAVAGAAVR, encoded by the coding sequence ATGAGCCATTCGCGCAACCAGAAATGGCGTGAACTCGGCGTTTTGATGGCCCTGATCGGACTCGGACTGATCATGGTTAGCCCGCTGATCTGGACGGTCATGCTGTCGCTGAAATCCAACGGTGAGTTACTGCGCTCGACCACCAATGCGTTCCATCCGCCATATACGGGAGAAAACTATGCCGCGATCATGGCCAATTCCGGCGTGTTTCGCTGGCTGCTCAATTCGGCCTTAGTATCATCGCTTCAGACGGTGGGCGTGCTGATCCTGTCGTCGCTGGCGGGATATGGCTTTGCGCGGCTGGAGTTTCCGTTCCGCAATCAGCTATTCCTGATCGTGCTGTTTGGGCTGGCGATCCCTGAGCAGGCGGTGATCATTACCCGTCATCAGATGTTCGCGGATTTGCATCTGCATAACACCTATCCGGGGCTGATCCTGCCGGGACTTGCGGCACCATTTGGCGTATTCCTGATGACCCAGTATTTCAAGGCGATCCCGAAAGAGCTGGACGAAGCGGCTATGCTGGATAACGCCTCGCGGTTCAAAATTTTCTGGAAGGTGCTGTTGCCGCTGACCCTGCCGGCGCAGGCGACGCTTGGGATTTTCACCTTTCTGGCGTCATGGAACGATTACTGGTGGCCGCTGATTTCGGCAACGCGGGCGGATATGTTTACGCTGACGGTCGGCATTGCTTCATCGCAGATTAACTTCGCCCAGACGTCTGGGCTGGGCTACCTGATGACGCAGGCGGTGTTTGCCTCACTGCCGATCCTGATCGTCTATGTCATCTTCCAGAAATATATTGTGCGCGCCGTCGCCGGGGCAGCGGTGCGATGA
- a CDS encoding mechanosensitive ion channel family protein has protein sequence MGLGSQGIVKEFVSGVVLIFDPNIQVGDFVEMEGGIRGEVAEIGPRATRLRTNDDLNIVMPNSSVVQGLVTNWTYNERSRRIHVPFSVAEQSNSAKVREVVLEAAKALAFTLPDDDVHKTQVWLTGFSGNGLDFDLVVWPTLESSRHPRTMHAAYTWAIYEALQAAGIENANDQLEMRLASLFGYEGDAALKALNLTEKETRSQRRTDSRPEAPNDAAEAVYDDADRNRRLRVEVPRKRQPSPPVAEPE, from the coding sequence CTGGGTCTGGGCTCACAGGGAATTGTCAAAGAGTTCGTTTCAGGTGTCGTCCTGATTTTTGACCCCAATATTCAGGTAGGGGACTTTGTGGAAATGGAAGGCGGCATACGTGGGGAAGTCGCGGAGATCGGCCCCCGCGCTACACGCCTCAGAACCAATGACGACCTGAATATCGTCATGCCCAATTCCAGTGTCGTACAGGGACTGGTCACGAACTGGACCTACAACGAAAGGTCGCGGCGAATACATGTCCCTTTCTCAGTGGCGGAACAAAGCAACAGCGCCAAGGTTCGGGAGGTGGTTCTGGAGGCGGCCAAAGCCTTAGCGTTCACTCTGCCGGATGACGATGTCCATAAGACTCAAGTTTGGCTAACAGGCTTTAGCGGGAATGGTCTTGATTTTGATCTGGTGGTCTGGCCTACGCTGGAGTCTTCACGCCATCCACGCACGATGCACGCGGCCTATACCTGGGCTATTTACGAGGCCCTGCAGGCCGCCGGCATCGAAAACGCCAATGATCAGCTTGAAATGCGGCTGGCCAGCCTGTTTGGATATGAGGGAGACGCCGCTCTTAAGGCGCTTAATCTGACAGAAAAGGAAACGAGGTCGCAACGTCGTACTGACAGTCGGCCAGAGGCTCCGAACGATGCTGCCGAGGCGGTATATGATGACGCTGACCGCAATCGTCGTCTGCGGGTCGAGGTGCCGCGAAAACGTCAGCCGTCGCCGCCTGTTGCGGAACCGGAGTAA
- a CDS encoding HAD family phosphatase, which translates to MSALFLIAPSVRTGQAVPIPAPPHVDPLPSWERGQARQAIIAFISAATRPGAGFIPVEERVAVFDNDGTLWTEQPLYFQMTFAIERIRQMVAADPSLRNKPAFATIADKDAAGLSELTEAEITAAALAVQEGLTAEEYQQIAWNWLKTARHPRFKRAFTSLVYQPQLELLNYLRANGFKTYIVSGGEVQFMRTFAQDGYGIPPEQVIGTTQNATFETRTDRSVVVAQSGMRSLDDGPGKPVHIALHIGRRPVIAVGNSDGDLQMLQYSSTPERKGLQILIHHDDAVREYAYDRQSKVGRLDKALDEASRSDWVVVSMKADWRVVYPPAPVKNQPE; encoded by the coding sequence ATGTCGGCACTTTTCCTGATTGCGCCCTCTGTGAGGACAGGTCAGGCGGTGCCGATCCCCGCACCTCCTCACGTCGATCCGCTACCGTCATGGGAACGAGGCCAGGCCCGTCAGGCGATCATCGCTTTCATCAGCGCAGCCACCCGTCCGGGGGCCGGATTTATTCCCGTAGAAGAGCGCGTGGCCGTCTTTGACAATGACGGCACTTTGTGGACGGAGCAGCCGCTGTATTTTCAGATGACGTTCGCGATAGAGCGGATACGTCAGATGGTGGCTGCGGATCCGAGTTTACGCAATAAGCCCGCCTTTGCCACCATCGCGGACAAGGACGCGGCGGGGCTGTCTGAACTGACTGAGGCGGAAATCACGGCGGCAGCACTGGCCGTGCAGGAGGGGCTGACTGCGGAGGAGTATCAGCAGATTGCCTGGAACTGGCTTAAGACGGCGCGTCACCCACGATTTAAGCGGGCCTTTACCTCTCTGGTTTATCAGCCTCAACTGGAGTTGCTGAACTATCTGCGGGCCAATGGTTTCAAGACCTACATCGTCTCTGGCGGGGAGGTGCAGTTCATGCGCACCTTTGCACAGGACGGTTATGGCATACCGCCGGAACAGGTGATCGGCACCACTCAGAACGCGACGTTTGAAACCCGTACCGATCGTAGTGTCGTGGTGGCCCAATCGGGCATGAGGAGCCTTGATGACGGGCCGGGGAAGCCTGTGCATATTGCTTTGCATATTGGTCGCCGGCCGGTCATTGCGGTGGGCAATTCCGACGGCGACCTGCAAATGCTGCAATATAGCTCTACGCCTGAGCGCAAGGGTTTGCAGATCCTGATTCATCATGATGATGCGGTGCGCGAATATGCCTATGACCGGCAATCCAAAGTGGGCCGCCTTGACAAGGCTCTGGACGAAGCGTCACGCAGCGATTGGGTAGTCGTCAGTATGAAGGCGGACTGGAGGGTCGTTTATCCGCCAGCGCCAGTCAAAAACCAGCCTGAATAA
- a CDS encoding TonB-dependent receptor, producing MNNRVKGLKKAYLRSGVGMVALVAGVIAGQAFAQDTTAAPEATEDVTEVVVTGVRASIAKSIDIKRRSVQIVDSVVAEDIGKLPDNNVVEALQRVTGIQVTNRQGGEISGISIRGMPDIATTWNGRSIFTTTGRSVALQDIPANLINRIDVYKTRSADQLETGIAGQIDVSSHRPFNFKGAQISAAARGTYFEQNGEYNPNVSALFSNRWDTGAGEVGALLNVSYARTKFRNQDIVAGAMLPFVSPDTATLPPSSMPNPCNNPNGWVPLERIFPTDCRAPGQTLWQTGMEHGLPTAPGSTLNINGVDTEYLLTRDALIATDFTGDRERPAVNAAFQWRPNDKSEYTFEYFYEGYRNKMFNRMLFSFVDAWWALPPGTPQSSYTLFPGTNIIKSRTVGATGGFNSSDYTQQKTDTHVYALNGKWYLSDSLTLVGDLAYQTSEFTSDFFAMRTTRDGTTISMDFNAKDGLPSWSFATPSILTDPTQWRVGELYDNSNRDEGDALTASLDGDWEANEGILKKVSFGVRYDDRGATQYFRGQDAWWLGTLLSDFTAGTQEVNSGFFDGKSDVPTSWVLLDGPANYGRADDIRAIYRARGGQGFGHIQTSDQFVMNKDFDVQEVTTSAYFMADLEPQIFNRPLLVNFGLRYVKVDTDMTFTDRQPPNQTNSASASVRRILPSLTLRYDLTDSLRLRYNYGETLRRPNFGDLNPNFTLTGDLSGVGRGSGNRGNPDLKATESKNTDVAVEWYFARDSLVSLTLFKREIEGLVVTAPLLYTIPNDNYNTETFLISQPVNASNGELEGAELGFTYFPDYLPGLLDGLGVQGSVTVLESSQNLPIYDSGTGQLVGQDTTSFFGVSDFSYNVTMAYERGPIGARLSYVWREDFMDRNEARLFANPLGIWRRPEKSLDFQVNYNVTDKLSISLDAINITDELSQSYYKFGSSGGPDTHNFGNTLLGRQIAVGLRWRLN from the coding sequence ATGAACAACAGGGTCAAAGGCCTGAAAAAGGCATATCTTCGTTCCGGCGTCGGCATGGTCGCGCTGGTGGCGGGCGTCATCGCCGGTCAGGCGTTTGCGCAGGACACAACCGCCGCTCCCGAAGCTACTGAGGATGTCACCGAAGTGGTCGTAACCGGCGTCCGCGCCAGTATCGCTAAAAGTATCGACATCAAACGACGCTCGGTTCAGATTGTGGATTCCGTGGTTGCCGAAGACATTGGAAAACTGCCGGACAATAACGTCGTCGAAGCGCTTCAGCGCGTTACCGGTATTCAGGTCACCAACCGTCAGGGCGGTGAAATTTCGGGCATTTCCATCCGGGGTATGCCCGATATTGCCACGACCTGGAACGGACGTAGTATTTTTACGACCACGGGGCGGTCTGTGGCGTTACAGGATATCCCGGCTAATCTGATCAATCGCATCGACGTTTATAAAACCCGTTCTGCGGATCAGCTTGAAACCGGCATTGCGGGCCAGATTGATGTGTCGTCGCACCGGCCGTTCAATTTTAAAGGCGCGCAAATTTCCGCCGCGGCGCGTGGTACCTATTTTGAACAAAACGGAGAGTATAACCCGAACGTATCGGCTCTGTTTTCCAACCGCTGGGATACCGGCGCGGGTGAGGTCGGTGCTTTGCTGAATGTCAGCTATGCGCGCACAAAATTCCGCAACCAGGATATTGTAGCTGGCGCGATGCTGCCGTTCGTCAGCCCGGATACGGCAACCTTGCCACCAAGTTCAATGCCGAACCCCTGTAACAATCCAAATGGATGGGTGCCTCTGGAGCGTATCTTCCCGACAGACTGTCGCGCCCCCGGTCAAACCCTATGGCAAACCGGTATGGAGCATGGCCTGCCCACGGCTCCGGGTTCGACGCTTAATATTAACGGTGTCGATACCGAATATCTTCTGACGCGTGATGCGCTAATCGCGACGGATTTCACAGGTGATCGGGAGCGTCCAGCTGTAAACGCTGCCTTCCAGTGGCGCCCGAATGACAAATCCGAATATACCTTCGAGTATTTCTACGAAGGCTACCGCAACAAGATGTTCAACCGGATGCTGTTCTCCTTCGTTGATGCCTGGTGGGCGTTGCCTCCGGGTACGCCGCAGTCGAGCTACACTCTTTTCCCGGGTACGAATATCATCAAGTCTCGCACCGTGGGGGCAACCGGGGGCTTCAACTCTTCGGATTACACCCAGCAAAAGACAGATACTCACGTTTATGCGCTTAATGGTAAATGGTACCTGAGCGACAGTCTGACGCTGGTTGGTGATCTGGCGTACCAGACCAGTGAGTTCACATCTGACTTCTTTGCCATGCGCACTACGCGTGACGGCACAACCATCAGCATGGATTTCAATGCCAAGGATGGCTTGCCCTCATGGAGTTTTGCCACGCCTTCGATATTGACAGATCCGACGCAATGGCGCGTGGGCGAGCTTTATGACAATTCTAATCGCGATGAGGGCGATGCCCTAACGGCATCTCTGGATGGTGACTGGGAAGCCAATGAGGGCATTCTGAAAAAGGTATCGTTCGGTGTGCGTTACGATGATCGTGGCGCGACGCAGTACTTCCGCGGGCAGGACGCATGGTGGTTAGGGACGTTGCTGTCAGATTTCACCGCAGGTACGCAGGAAGTCAATTCCGGCTTCTTTGATGGCAAATCCGATGTCCCGACCTCTTGGGTATTACTTGACGGACCCGCGAATTATGGCCGTGCCGATGATATACGGGCGATTTACCGCGCCCGTGGTGGTCAGGGTTTTGGGCACATTCAGACCAGCGACCAGTTCGTTATGAATAAGGATTTCGACGTTCAGGAAGTGACCACATCGGCCTATTTCATGGCGGATCTGGAGCCACAAATCTTCAATCGTCCATTGCTGGTTAATTTTGGCCTGCGCTATGTCAAGGTCGACACAGACATGACTTTCACAGACCGTCAGCCACCCAACCAGACCAATTCGGCATCAGCATCTGTACGCCGCATCCTGCCCAGCCTGACCCTGCGCTATGATCTGACCGATAGTCTTCGTCTGCGTTATAACTATGGTGAAACCCTGCGTCGTCCGAATTTTGGCGATCTGAACCCGAACTTTACGTTGACCGGCGATCTCTCCGGCGTTGGGCGTGGATCGGGTAACCGCGGAAATCCGGATCTGAAAGCCACCGAATCCAAGAATACAGATGTGGCTGTCGAATGGTACTTCGCCCGTGACAGTCTGGTCAGTCTGACCTTGTTCAAGCGTGAAATCGAAGGCTTAGTCGTTACAGCGCCTCTGCTTTATACGATACCGAACGACAATTATAATACCGAAACCTTCCTTATCAGCCAGCCGGTCAATGCGTCGAACGGCGAACTGGAAGGGGCTGAACTGGGCTTTACCTATTTCCCGGATTATCTGCCTGGCCTGCTGGACGGGTTGGGGGTTCAAGGTAGTGTGACGGTTCTGGAATCGTCACAAAATCTTCCGATCTACGATAGTGGTACCGGGCAACTGGTTGGGCAGGACACTACTTCCTTCTTTGGTGTGTCGGACTTCTCTTATAACGTAACCATGGCCTATGAGCGTGGACCGATCGGCGCTCGCCTGTCCTACGTCTGGCGTGAGGATTTCATGGATCGCAATGAGGCGCGCCTGTTTGCCAACCCTCTGGGGATTTGGCGTCGTCCGGAAAAGAGCCTTGACTTCCAGGTCAACTACAATGTGACGGATAAGCTGTCGATCTCGCTAGATGCCATCAACATTACGGATGAACTGAGCCAGAGCTACTATAAATTCGGTAGTTCCGGTGGCCCTGACACGCACAATTTCGGCAATACCCTTCTGGGACGCCAGATTGCCGTCGGTCTGCGCTGGAGGCTCAACTAA
- a CDS encoding DUF1622 domain-containing protein yields MRGVRREMWTRFASWILLSLEFALAADIVRTAIAPTWEDISKLAAIAVIRTALNYFLERDLEEISPKEEAAREHA; encoded by the coding sequence ATGCGCGGCGTGCGCCGTGAAATGTGGACGCGCTTTGCCAGTTGGATACTGCTGTCACTGGAGTTTGCACTGGCGGCCGACATCGTGCGCACCGCAATTGCGCCCACCTGGGAAGATATCAGCAAGCTGGCGGCCATAGCGGTTATCCGCACCGCGCTGAATTATTTCCTTGAGCGCGACCTTGAAGAGATCAGTCCGAAAGAGGAGGCTGCCCGTGAGCACGCTTGA
- a CDS encoding alpha-N-arabinofuranosidase: MTLKASVIADADFVISKLDRRLFGTFVEHMGRCVYGGIYEPGHPTADANGFRQDVMALTRELGPTIVRYPGGNFLSGYDWEDGAGPKESRPVKLDLAWHSTETNEFGTNEFMIWCKEAGVEPMFAVNLGTRGPDEARHFLEYCNHPGGTYYSDLRISHGFTEPHNIKFWCLGNEMDGPWQTCAKTAHEYGRIAQETAKVMKWVDPSIELTACGSSQRLMPTYGKWEYEVLDTCFDQVDYISLHHYMRNDGNDIKEFFAEIEALDYFITEVAAIADAVAASRRSTKRIMLSLDEWNVWYKAHTPDDLKKPGWPKAPPLLEEIYNFEDALVVGGALIVMMNHADRLKAGCLAQLVNVIGPIMTETGGPAWRQTIFHPIADCTRLGHGEVLRLKVDTTTFETKSQGNIPHLLTAAVRDPQTGNIAIYALNRSTEDAIELDIDLRGMGEWLALVAATELHHADMKIVNTKDNEVIKPVANGSATVKGSRLTAQLKPQSWNVFAIETQQ, translated from the coding sequence ATGACCCTCAAAGCCTCTGTCATCGCCGACGCTGATTTCGTCATATCCAAACTGGATCGCCGCCTGTTCGGTACCTTCGTTGAGCACATGGGTAGGTGCGTCTATGGCGGCATCTATGAGCCCGGCCACCCGACGGCTGATGCCAATGGCTTTCGTCAGGATGTCATGGCCCTAACCCGTGAACTGGGGCCGACTATCGTGCGTTACCCCGGCGGCAATTTCCTGAGCGGCTATGACTGGGAAGACGGGGCAGGGCCAAAAGAAAGCCGGCCGGTCAAGCTCGATCTGGCCTGGCACTCCACTGAGACCAATGAATTTGGCACCAACGAATTCATGATCTGGTGCAAAGAGGCGGGTGTTGAGCCGATGTTTGCGGTGAACCTTGGGACGCGCGGGCCGGATGAAGCGCGTCATTTTCTGGAATACTGCAACCATCCCGGCGGGACCTACTATTCTGACCTGCGTATTTCGCATGGCTTCACGGAGCCGCACAACATTAAGTTCTGGTGCCTCGGCAACGAAATGGACGGACCGTGGCAGACCTGCGCCAAGACCGCCCACGAATATGGCCGCATTGCGCAGGAGACGGCCAAGGTCATGAAATGGGTCGATCCGTCGATTGAACTGACAGCCTGCGGATCGTCTCAGCGGCTGATGCCGACCTACGGCAAGTGGGAATATGAAGTGCTCGATACCTGCTTTGATCAGGTCGACTACATTTCCCTGCACCACTATATGCGCAACGATGGCAATGACATCAAAGAGTTCTTTGCCGAGATCGAGGCGCTCGATTATTTCATCACCGAAGTGGCCGCCATTGCCGACGCCGTCGCTGCCAGCCGCCGTTCTACCAAGCGCATCATGCTGTCGCTCGATGAATGGAACGTCTGGTATAAGGCCCACACGCCCGATGACCTGAAAAAGCCGGGCTGGCCCAAGGCGCCGCCGCTGCTCGAAGAAATCTATAATTTCGAGGACGCGCTGGTGGTTGGCGGCGCGCTGATCGTCATGATGAATCATGCCGATCGTCTCAAGGCCGGGTGTCTGGCGCAGTTAGTCAATGTTATTGGCCCGATCATGACCGAAACTGGCGGACCTGCCTGGCGGCAGACGATCTTTCACCCGATAGCTGACTGCACACGGCTGGGCCATGGTGAGGTGCTGCGCCTGAAGGTCGACACCACCACGTTTGAGACCAAATCCCAAGGCAATATTCCGCATCTGTTGACCGCGGCGGTGCGTGACCCGCAAACCGGCAATATTGCCATTTACGCGCTCAACCGCTCGACCGAAGACGCGATCGAGTTAGACATCGATCTGCGGGGTATGGGCGAGTGGCTGGCTCTGGTTGCCGCCACCGAATTGCATCACGCGGATATGAAAATCGTAAATACCAAAGATAATGAAGTCATTAAACCTGTGGCCAATGGCTCGGCGACTGTAAAGGGTAGCCGGCTCACAGCACAGCTTAAGCCACAGTCATGGAATGTCTTTGCTATTGAAACTCAGCAATAG
- a CDS encoding carbohydrate ABC transporter permease, whose protein sequence is MLSAKAKTQFGNFLFVAPYMFVFAWLLVWPLMSGMGLSLFKADLFGGATFVGLENYARLMSDTVFLQAVGNTFLFVLLCVPPLAIIPLILALLLNRSTRTAAFFRGVFFSSSVLSVTIVTLIWRMVLIPDGGFVANILAVFGLPPIPFFSDPGIVMGSMAIITVWWCLGLPMMLYLSALQQVPQDIYEAAALDNSRWWTTLTRITLPSISRTVVLVVIMQCVLQFQLFGQPQLITQGGPNGASRPIVLFIFEVGFRRWDIGYAAAASQILFAIILLVTLGQYLITRKKGADA, encoded by the coding sequence ATGCTGTCCGCCAAGGCCAAAACTCAATTCGGCAATTTTCTGTTTGTGGCGCCGTATATGTTTGTGTTCGCGTGGCTTTTGGTCTGGCCGCTGATGTCCGGTATGGGGCTGAGCCTGTTTAAAGCTGACCTGTTCGGCGGGGCCACGTTTGTGGGGCTGGAAAACTATGCCCGCCTGATGAGCGATACGGTTTTCCTGCAGGCGGTCGGTAATACGTTTTTATTTGTGCTTCTGTGCGTGCCGCCATTGGCGATCATCCCGCTGATACTGGCCCTGCTGCTAAATCGCTCTACGCGCACGGCAGCCTTTTTCAGGGGTGTGTTTTTCTCCTCATCCGTTTTGTCGGTCACGATCGTCACCCTGATCTGGCGGATGGTGCTGATACCTGATGGGGGTTTTGTCGCCAATATACTGGCAGTTTTTGGGTTGCCGCCGATCCCCTTTTTCTCCGACCCCGGCATTGTTATGGGATCGATGGCAATCATCACCGTTTGGTGGTGTCTGGGGCTGCCGATGATGCTGTACCTGTCGGCCCTTCAGCAGGTGCCGCAGGATATTTATGAGGCCGCCGCCCTCGACAACAGCCGGTGGTGGACGACGCTGACCCGCATCACCTTACCCAGTATCAGCCGCACGGTCGTGTTGGTGGTGATCATGCAGTGCGTGCTGCAGTTTCAGTTATTTGGCCAGCCGCAACTGATCACTCAGGGCGGACCGAATGGCGCTTCGCGGCCGATCGTGCTGTTTATTTTTGAGGTTGGATTCCGGCGCTGGGATATCGGTTATGCGGCGGCGGCGTCGCAGATCCTGTTCGCGATCATCCTGCTGGTGACGCTGGGGCAATATCTCATCACACGCAAAAAAGGTGCCGACGCATGA
- a CDS encoding ABC transporter substrate-binding protein, producing the protein MSILIMALAISACSPQDERTQITVQRIFGECRANVPRDQAPLRNPDGECEILTSLIDQFQRENPDIDLTVNIVAWPGYDQLSAQYAAGDPPDVVSIHMSSMPDYQSRGLIVPLTAELAQAGVTADKFTTAARQGVTIKDEVYGLPFDNWTPLWHINTGLFAKAGLMRDGEPILPRTPEDLLAQARQFKAATGKPYFVQSMINERAAYTRNLYTYLMNQKAAFFEDPKHIRLNTPEARRIVALFKQIYDESLTTKDQDYSSATQGFMNGQGGVYLVGTWMIGTYEAEANTPGQPLYKSYTVKPYPMLFGPEQAAYVDGHAWVVSNRERTPTQNEAVRRFLKFLYDHNYDWSRTGHLPTVQAVAQSPQYLSLPHRRDIVALSEIGRTLPSEVQRQFAIQDIIGDELFSAIAGHKPIEQALTDAETRTNDLLFHLL; encoded by the coding sequence GTGTCTATTTTAATAATGGCGCTGGCGATTTCGGCCTGTTCTCCCCAAGACGAGCGCACCCAGATCACGGTGCAGCGCATCTTTGGAGAGTGCCGTGCCAATGTTCCGCGCGATCAGGCGCCTCTGCGAAATCCTGACGGCGAATGCGAAATCCTGACCAGCCTGATCGACCAGTTTCAGCGCGAAAACCCGGACATTGACCTGACCGTAAATATTGTCGCCTGGCCGGGTTATGATCAGTTATCGGCGCAATATGCCGCCGGTGATCCGCCGGATGTGGTCTCGATACATATGTCGTCCATGCCGGACTACCAGTCGCGCGGTCTGATCGTCCCGCTGACCGCCGAATTGGCGCAGGCCGGAGTTACGGCTGATAAATTCACAACGGCTGCGCGTCAGGGCGTGACCATAAAGGATGAGGTTTATGGCCTGCCGTTCGATAATTGGACGCCGTTGTGGCACATCAACACGGGTTTGTTCGCCAAAGCCGGATTGATGAGAGACGGTGAACCCATCCTGCCACGCACGCCCGAAGACCTGCTGGCTCAGGCGCGCCAGTTCAAGGCCGCGACCGGAAAACCCTATTTCGTTCAGTCGATGATCAATGAGCGCGCGGCCTATACCCGCAACCTCTATACCTATCTGATGAACCAAAAGGCGGCGTTTTTCGAAGACCCGAAACATATCCGCCTCAACACCCCCGAAGCCCGTCGCATCGTCGCCTTGTTCAAGCAAATCTATGATGAAAGCCTAACCACAAAGGATCAGGATTATTCGTCGGCAACCCAAGGGTTCATGAACGGGCAGGGCGGGGTTTACCTCGTCGGTACATGGATGATTGGCACCTATGAAGCCGAGGCCAACACGCCGGGGCAGCCGCTCTATAAATCCTATACCGTAAAACCGTATCCCATGCTGTTTGGGCCGGAGCAGGCTGCCTATGTCGATGGCCATGCCTGGGTGGTCTCGAACCGCGAGCGCACGCCAACTCAGAACGAAGCCGTTCGGCGCTTCCTGAAATTCCTTTATGACCATAATTATGACTGGTCGCGCACCGGCCACCTGCCGACCGTTCAGGCCGTGGCGCAATCGCCGCAATATCTGAGCCTGCCGCACCGGCGCGATATTGTCGCCCTGTCGGAGATTGGCAGGACTTTGCCGTCCGAGGTTCAGCGCCAGTTCGCCATTCAGGACATCATCGGCGATGAGCTGTTTTCGGCCATTGCCGGCCATAAACCGATCGAGCAGGCGCTGACTGACGCCGAAACCCGCACCAATGATCTGCTGTTCCATCTTCTCTGA